From Cervus canadensis isolate Bull #8, Minnesota chromosome 28, ASM1932006v1, whole genome shotgun sequence, one genomic window encodes:
- the LOC122430081 gene encoding olfactory receptor 1361-like: MNCSKNPDFVLSGLSGDPDKPQLLFGLLLALYLLSVSGNALLLLAIGADLHLHTPMYFFLSQLSLVDLCFTTTTAPKMLETLWTSNGSISFSECLAQLYFFAVFANMDNLLLTAMAIDRYAAICHPLHYPLLMTPCRCGLLVGGSWGVAHSISLVHALLLSQLSFYTNQEIPNFFCDFGPLLRFSCSDTHLNEDLVMVLTGLLGISPLLCIISAYVHIFLAVARVSSAQGKKKALATCGSHLSMVILFYSSVFATYLKSPSASHASGELGAAVMYALVTPTLNPFIYSLRNKDVKRSLKRILGIENSWH; the protein is encoded by the coding sequence ATGAACTGCAGCAAGAACCCTGACTTTGTCCTCTCAGGGCTCTCCGGTGACCCAGACAAACCACAGCTCCTCTTTGGTCTCCTCCTGGCCCTCTACTTGCTGAGTGTCTCAGGAAACGCGCTACTGCTGCTGGCTATCGGAGCTGAcctccacctccacacccccatgtacttcttcctcagccaGCTCTCCCTGGTCGACCTCTGCTTCACTACCACCACAGCCCCCAAAATGCTGGAGACTTTGTGGACCAGCAATGGATCTATCTCCTTCTCTGAGTGTCTGGCCCAGTTATATTTCTTTGCAGTTTTTGCTAATATGGACAACCTGCTTTTGACTGCCATGGCTATCGACCGCTATGCTGCCATCTGCCATCCTCTGCACTATCCGCTCCTGATGACTCCTTGCAGATGTGGGCTGCTGGTGGGTGGGTCATGGGGGGTGGCCCATTCTATCTCTCTTGTCCATGCCCTGTTGCTATCCCAGCTCTCATTCTACACTAATCAAGAAATTCCCAACTTTTTCTGTGATTTCGGACCTCTCTTAAGGTTTTCCTGCTCTGATACCCACCTCAATGAGGACCTGGTGATGGTTCTGACAGGACTCTTAGGAATCAGCCCTCTTCTCTGCATCATAAGCGCCTATGTTCATATTTTCCTTGCTGTAGCTCGGGTCTCATCAGCACAGGGCAAAAAGAAAGCCCTGGCCACATGCGGCTCCCACCTCTCCATGGTCATCCTCTTCTACAGCTCGGTCTTTGCCACCTACCTGAAGTCCCCGTCAGCTTCCCATGCCTCTGGGGAGCTGGGTGCTGCTGTCATGTATGCCCTGGTAACCCCCACTCTCAATCCTTTCATTTATAGTCTAAGAAATAAGGATGTGAAGAGATCCCTGAAAAGGATTCTGGGCATAGAGAATTCATGGCATTAG